The following proteins are encoded in a genomic region of Drosophila bipectinata strain 14024-0381.07 chromosome XL, DbipHiC1v2, whole genome shotgun sequence:
- the LOC138926483 gene encoding uncharacterized protein, which produces MKPQGNKNRPPEPGESASKRERRDGPSGSGAAGAGGGSPKQSLRNHRKEHRNKDGSKSHAHGPNAQEQQQQSSSAGPSNYWMSSDSDSSYTESSSSSSVSTSSDSSPESSYSSSDSDDEPERPDRSDRKHKCCRHRHHHRRRRHYHKPHRRRHRRRGCIVKRPKRSRRARSSAGFSDRQGRTLAAIASNCVVPEPAPLIQIPDPLPQSVPGLIPAAMTVPAQLAVPQPVPAPVPAPAPVPAPAQEPTSTSAASHAPEVARKPRAGRTNSQTRGATSTTAIQHSNQMPNRQQHQSQPQNNYTAVELTSGGKTYPSTGTKARDSEPIFPEVENSNLYKSKSQAIATSSKAATPKSSITKPPAGQPKPIQPRIQESNPGSSHNHNQMSNHGAAQSTTTTSKPSISSSQNNHGQPVGRDDSARRNYSNITSSARPYRRGMDPSPNSTGGQRRQWSNNRMRFSHRNPRSPSLSPGASDNEGNKHNSGNNDGYRPFCNKNSKNGSSSFNFNVLPVRIVRLHIKGLTRQVTKEHITEIFGHFGEITAVDFPTDRFQGRQGRGYAFVEYNRPEDCACAIKHMNGGQIDGKRIVVSAFQENMLRAPWRQYRRYSPVRRRPRRKSGSQSPTDSVLSRSVSPSPRSDRSRPRFKSRYQSTSRSRSRSGSRSRSRTRSRSSPRYGQYHRPDSP; this is translated from the coding sequence ATGAAACCTCAAGGAAACAAGAACCGTCCTCCGGAACCCGGTGAGTCGGCCTCCAAGCGGGAGCGCAGGGATGGCCCTAGTGGCAGTGGTGCTGCTGGTGCGGGTGGTGGCTCCCCGAAACAGTCGCTGCGCAACCATCGCAAGGAACACCGCAACAAGGACGGCAGCAAGAGCCACGCCCACGGCCCGAACGCccaagagcagcagcagcagagctCATCGGCCGGGCCATCGAACTACTGGATGAGCAGCGACTCGGATTCGAGTTACACAGAATCGAGCAGCAGCTCGTCGGTCTCCACCAGCTCCGACAGCTCGCCGGAGAGCTCGTACTCGTCCAGCGACAGCGATGACGAACCGGAACGGCCCGATAGGTCCGACCGGAAGCACAAGTGCTGCCGCCATCGCCACCACCATCGCCGTCGCCGCCACTACCATAAGCCGCACCGTCGCCGTCATCGCCGTCGAGGATGCATCGTAAAGCGCCCCAAGCGGAGTCGCCGCGCCAGGTCCTCGGCCGGGTTCTCCGACCGGCAGGGCAGGACTTTGGCGGCCATCGCCTCCAATTGCGTGGTGCCAGAACCAGCGCCTCTCATCCAAATCCCGGATCCGTTGCCGCAGTCCGTGCCGGGCCTTATACCGGCGGCCATGACTGTGCCCGCCCAGCTGGCCGTGCCACAGCCGGTGCCGGCTCCTGTACCCGCTCCTGCTCCCGTGCCAGCGCCAGCCCAGGAGCCCACTTCCACATCAGCGGCCAGCCACGCCCCGGAAGTTGCTCGAAAGCCACGTGCGGGCCGCACCAACTCCCAGACTAGAGGCGCCACCTCCACCACCGCCATCCAGCACTCCAATCAAATGCCCAACCGGCAGCAGCATCAGAGCCAGCCTCAGAACAACTACACTGCCGTCGAACTGACCTCCGGGGGAAAGACCTATCCCAGCACGGGCACGAAAGCCCGGGACAGCGAACCCATATTCCCGGAGGTGGAGAACAGCAACCTCTACAAGAGCAAGAGCCAGGCCATCGCCACCAGCAGCAAGGCAGCGACTCCGAAGAGCTCCATCACTAAGCCACCGGCGGGTCAGCCGAAGCCCATACAGCCCAGGATACAAGAATCCAATCCTGGCAGCAGCCACAACCACAATCAGATGTCCAACCACGGCGCCGCTCagagcaccaccaccacctcgaAGCCGAGCATCAGCAGTTCCCAGAACAACCATGGCCAGCCGGTGGGCAGGGACGACTCGGCGAGGAGGAACTACAGTAACATCACCAGCAGCGCCCGACCCTACCGCCGCGGCATGGACCCCTCCCCGAACTCGACGGGCGGCCAGAGGCGTCAGTGGTCGAACAACCGGATGCGCTTCTCCCACAGGAATCCGCGCAGTCCCAGCTTGAGTCCGGGGGCCAGCGACAACGAGGGCAACAAGCACAACTCCGGGAACAACGACGGATACCGGCCCTTCTGCAACAAGAACAGCAAGAACGGATCATCGTCCTTCAACTTTAATGTCCTGCCGGTGCGGATAGTGCGCCTGCACATCAAGGGCCTGACCCGCCAGGTGACCAAGGAGCACATCACCGAGATCTTTGGGCACTTTGGCGAGATCACGGCCGTGGACTTTCCCACGGATCGATTCCAGGGACGCCAAGGCCGGGGCTATGCCTTCGTGGAGTACAACCGGCCGGAGGACTGTGCCTGCGCCATCAAGCACATGAACGGCGGCCAGATCGACGGCAAGCGGATCGTGGTCTCCGCCTTCCAGGAGAACATGCTGCGGGCACCGTGGCGTCAATACCGTCGCTACTCTCCCGTCCGCCGTCGCCCGCGCCGCAAGTCGGGCTCCCAATCCCCAACAGACTCGGTGCTCTCCCGCTCGGTCTCACCATCGCCGAGGAGCGACCGATCCCGACCCCGTTTCAAGTCGCGCTACCAGTCCACTTCCCGCTCCAGGTCCAGATCCGGGTCCCGGTCTCGATCCCGCACCCGCTCCCGCTCCTCGCCCCGCTATGGCCAGTACCATCGTCCCGATTCGCCTTAA